One genomic window of Vibrio rhizosphaerae includes the following:
- a CDS encoding isoaspartyl peptidase/L-asparaginase family protein: MLNEYSIAIHGGAGAMSKGKLTAEQEAEITSVLNNIIEDALASLKEGASALDVVQLAVNMLEDCVWFNAGKGAVFNHAGTHELDASIMCGKTLDAGAVSGIRYSPNPINVARAVMDHSPHVYLGGEGAEQFVRDIGLVEVDNTYFSTEMRYQQLQSALKAQEVILEPTQNDYKYGTVGAVALDKHGNLAAATSTGGITNKQYGRIGDSPIIGAGTYANNQTCAVSATGHGEHFLRHVVAHNISSRMALANESLEQAANHVVFEDLKSTGGSGGVIAVDHQGNIVLPFNTEGMYRGWGGSNQPAQAKIYE; this comes from the coding sequence ATGTTAAACGAATATTCTATTGCGATTCACGGCGGCGCTGGTGCGATGTCCAAAGGTAAGCTAACCGCGGAACAAGAAGCAGAAATTACGTCGGTACTGAACAATATTATCGAAGACGCTTTAGCCAGCCTGAAAGAAGGTGCCAGTGCACTGGATGTGGTTCAGCTGGCCGTCAATATGCTCGAGGATTGCGTCTGGTTTAATGCCGGCAAAGGCGCTGTATTCAATCACGCAGGTACCCATGAACTCGATGCATCAATCATGTGCGGTAAAACTCTTGACGCCGGTGCGGTATCGGGAATTCGTTACAGTCCGAATCCGATTAACGTGGCCCGCGCAGTCATGGATCACTCACCGCATGTCTATCTGGGTGGTGAAGGTGCAGAACAGTTTGTGCGAGATATCGGGTTAGTCGAAGTGGATAACACCTACTTCTCCACAGAGATGCGCTATCAACAACTTCAATCCGCGTTGAAAGCACAGGAAGTGATTCTGGAGCCGACCCAGAACGACTATAAATACGGAACGGTTGGTGCTGTCGCGCTAGATAAACACGGTAATCTGGCTGCCGCCACATCGACCGGCGGGATCACCAACAAACAATATGGTCGTATCGGCGATTCACCGATTATTGGCGCCGGAACTTATGCCAACAATCAGACATGTGCCGTTTCAGCCACCGGCCATGGCGAGCACTTTCTAAGACATGTGGTCGCCCATAATATTTCTTCGCGCATGGCACTGGCAAACGAAAGTCTGGAACAGGCTGCCAACCATGTGGTTTTTGAAGACCTGAAAAGTACCGGTGGCAGTGGCGGCGTGATTGCGGTCGATCATCAAGGGAACATTGTCCTGCCATTCAACACCGAAGGGATGTACCGGGGCTGGGGCGGCTCAAACCAACCGGCACAAGCGAAGATTTACGAATAA
- a CDS encoding dihydrodipicolinate synthase family protein, giving the protein MKKIEGIVPVMLTPFTDQNEIDYKGLEKLIDWYIANGADALFAVCQSSEMLFLSLEERVALSRFVVDYTNGRVPVISSGHISPAIDDQITELTAMAATGIDALVLVTNRLDPDNQGTQTFLSHLNTLMDAIPADMPLGLYECPAPYRRLLTDEEIQFCADSGRFVVLKDVSCDLETVKRRVQLTKQSPLAIINANAAIAYEAMQHGSKGFSGVFTNFHPDLYHWLYHHASQAPEFAQQLSWFLSLSAVTETLGYPKNAKVFHQRLGTFSSVHSRVTNDDVLEKYWGLSVILDQIAASAQAYRTTIKTFD; this is encoded by the coding sequence ATGAAAAAGATTGAAGGCATTGTACCGGTAATGTTGACACCATTTACCGACCAAAACGAAATTGATTATAAAGGGTTAGAGAAGTTAATTGACTGGTACATTGCTAATGGTGCCGATGCACTCTTCGCCGTCTGCCAGTCAAGTGAAATGCTATTTTTGTCTCTTGAAGAACGGGTTGCATTATCCCGGTTTGTGGTGGATTACACCAACGGACGGGTACCGGTGATTTCTTCCGGCCATATTTCACCTGCAATTGATGATCAAATCACTGAGTTGACCGCGATGGCTGCGACGGGGATTGATGCTTTGGTTTTGGTGACCAATCGCCTCGATCCTGACAATCAAGGGACGCAGACTTTCCTGAGCCACCTGAATACTTTGATGGATGCTATTCCGGCGGACATGCCTCTGGGACTATATGAATGTCCGGCACCTTATCGACGGTTACTCACCGATGAAGAGATTCAATTCTGCGCTGATTCCGGCCGTTTTGTGGTGCTCAAAGATGTGAGCTGTGATCTGGAGACGGTAAAACGTCGGGTACAGTTAACCAAACAATCACCTCTGGCCATTATTAATGCCAATGCAGCGATTGCTTATGAAGCGATGCAGCATGGCTCGAAAGGCTTTAGTGGCGTCTTTACCAATTTCCATCCGGATCTGTATCACTGGCTTTATCACCATGCATCTCAAGCCCCGGAATTTGCCCAGCAGCTCTCGTGGTTCCTTTCTCTGAGTGCCGTCACTGAAACTCTGGGTTATCCGAAAAATGCCAAAGTCTTTCATCAGCGCCTCGGCACATTCAGTTCAGTACACAGCCGGGTGACAAATGATGATGTGTTAGAGAAATACTGGGGCTTAAGTGTCATTCTCGATCAGATCGCGGCCTCTGCACAAGCATACCGGACAACCATAAAAACATTCGATTAA
- a CDS encoding methyl-accepting chemotaxis protein, whose amino-acid sequence MKNISTKLLLIPLLFSLALFSVHTLNGMVSREVMNRFESVYLDRVVPLADLKKISDLYAVNLIDAANKYHVGLLTKTQLYSSIPDAMSQAKSIWQAYLNTSLTGKEIALTQRLNAKFQEIDSTIPQLLVQHKNNQIDDTTLIKQLYQLIDAMGGDLTSLINLQLNVSNQEFTLSQSELKSATFWGWVITLSTSLFVSLLSFWFAKREVRNLPKIVAWLKSLAEGTVSREKLPLSNNELDSISASLDTLSAQLSSVVSESQHVMHAIKMKQDQSLQLVEQNRTNSFEELSSVEQVATASAELASTAHDVATNAVKAEEAAAQANHIIGSSQSILNNSTQTTEEISASILDAKEIVNRLREYSENINTVVEVINNISEQTNLLALNAAIEAARAGEHGRGFAVVADEVRALAGKTQKSTIDIQKIISQLQEQSLLADDSMSQNVELMVSAKTATEELARSFEVISAEVTQITEVNAIVATASEEQSAVTQDISKQLEEINTLVQQNIKGIEESSKSNQDVSQLAEQLHTKLSFFKVTQ is encoded by the coding sequence ATGAAAAATATCTCAACCAAATTATTATTGATACCATTATTATTTTCCCTCGCTCTATTTAGTGTGCATACCTTAAATGGTATGGTTTCACGCGAAGTGATGAATCGATTTGAATCGGTATATCTGGATCGTGTCGTTCCATTAGCAGACTTGAAAAAGATCTCTGATTTATATGCTGTAAATTTGATTGATGCCGCCAACAAATATCATGTTGGCCTGCTGACAAAAACGCAACTCTACTCAAGCATTCCAGATGCAATGAGTCAGGCAAAGAGCATTTGGCAAGCTTACCTAAACACATCATTAACCGGCAAAGAAATAGCGTTAACTCAACGCCTGAATGCCAAGTTTCAAGAGATTGACTCAACGATTCCACAATTGTTAGTTCAACATAAGAATAATCAAATTGACGATACCACGTTGATCAAACAGCTTTATCAACTTATCGATGCCATGGGGGGAGATTTAACCTCATTAATTAATCTGCAGCTGAATGTATCGAATCAAGAATTTACCCTGTCACAAAGCGAATTAAAAAGCGCGACATTCTGGGGATGGGTGATTACACTCTCAACGTCATTGTTTGTCTCTTTACTCTCCTTTTGGTTTGCCAAAAGAGAAGTAAGAAATTTACCCAAAATCGTCGCATGGTTAAAATCGCTTGCTGAAGGGACGGTCAGCCGGGAAAAATTACCGTTGAGCAACAATGAGCTCGATAGTATATCCGCATCGCTAGATACCTTATCGGCCCAGTTATCGAGTGTGGTTTCAGAGAGCCAGCATGTGATGCATGCCATCAAGATGAAGCAAGATCAATCGCTACAATTGGTTGAGCAGAACCGGACCAACTCCTTTGAGGAACTCTCTTCGGTTGAACAAGTGGCGACCGCCTCAGCAGAACTGGCATCGACGGCCCACGATGTCGCAACCAATGCGGTTAAAGCCGAAGAAGCGGCTGCGCAAGCCAATCACATCATCGGCTCCAGTCAGTCGATTCTGAACAACTCGACGCAAACCACCGAAGAAATCAGTGCTTCGATTCTTGATGCGAAAGAGATCGTCAACCGACTGAGAGAATATTCAGAAAACATTAATACGGTTGTTGAGGTGATCAATAATATCTCTGAACAAACCAATCTATTAGCGCTCAATGCTGCAATTGAAGCTGCGCGTGCCGGCGAACATGGCCGAGGTTTTGCGGTTGTCGCCGATGAAGTGAGAGCGTTAGCCGGAAAGACGCAGAAGTCCACCATTGATATTCAGAAAATCATCTCACAACTGCAAGAGCAATCCCTGCTTGCCGATGATTCAATGAGTCAAAATGTTGAATTGATGGTTTCCGCGAAAACCGCAACAGAGGAGTTAGCCCGCTCGTTTGAGGTTATCTCTGCGGAAGTAACTCAAATTACCGAAGTGAATGCCATTGTGGCAACCGCTTCTGAAGAGCAAAGTGCTGTCACTCAGGATATCTCAAAACAGCTTGAAGAGATTAATACGCTTGTACAACAGAACATTAAGGGTATTGAAGAGAGCTCAAAATCAAATCAGGATGTGAGTCAACTCGCTGAACAGCTACACACCAAGCTCTCTTTCTTCAAAGTAACACAATAA
- a CDS encoding asparaginase: MKKRYLVSAIMLLTSMSGYADNLPHVTIYATGGTIAGSSASNVDSTDYKAGSLGVDKLIHAVPELKGFADVSGVQIANVGSPDIDKKTLLNMAKTINADLAKDETHGVVVTHGTDTLEETAFFLDLTVNSKKPVVVVGAMRPATAISADGAMNLYDAVKLASVDEANGRGTMVAMNDRISPAYYVTKTNTHAVETFQAPEAGYLGGFISGQPYFYYKNTQPMEKPHFDISDVKALPKVDILYSYQDQDDSLIKAAIKNGAKGIVIAGTGDGSTPSWIQDAIKDAMKKGIPVVVASRVYTGYVSTHENAIGSGFYNPQKSKVILELALAKGESVDEIRKYFAKL, encoded by the coding sequence ATGAAAAAAAGATATTTGGTTTCTGCAATCATGTTACTGACCAGCATGTCCGGTTATGCTGATAATTTACCCCACGTAACCATCTACGCGACAGGCGGAACAATTGCAGGATCATCCGCTTCAAATGTGGATAGCACAGACTATAAGGCTGGGAGTTTAGGGGTTGATAAATTGATCCACGCCGTTCCGGAATTAAAAGGATTTGCTGATGTAAGCGGCGTTCAAATTGCGAACGTCGGGTCTCCTGATATCGACAAAAAGACACTGCTGAATATGGCGAAAACAATTAATGCCGATTTAGCCAAGGATGAGACTCACGGGGTGGTGGTGACGCATGGCACAGATACATTAGAAGAGACGGCTTTTTTCTTAGATCTGACCGTGAACAGTAAAAAGCCGGTCGTCGTCGTTGGTGCCATGAGACCGGCAACAGCCATTAGTGCTGACGGTGCAATGAATCTATATGATGCGGTAAAACTTGCCAGTGTGGATGAAGCAAACGGCCGCGGTACGATGGTTGCGATGAATGACCGGATTAGCCCGGCCTACTACGTCACCAAAACCAATACGCACGCTGTAGAAACATTTCAGGCACCCGAGGCAGGTTATCTCGGTGGTTTTATCAGCGGGCAACCCTATTTTTATTACAAAAACACGCAGCCGATGGAAAAGCCACATTTTGATATCTCAGATGTCAAAGCGCTGCCTAAGGTCGATATCTTATATAGCTATCAGGATCAGGATGATTCACTGATTAAAGCCGCGATTAAAAATGGTGCAAAAGGGATTGTGATCGCCGGTACCGGCGATGGCTCAACGCCGTCCTGGATTCAGGATGCAATTAAAGATGCGATGAAGAAAGGAATTCCTGTCGTCGTGGCGAGTCGTGTTTATACCGGTTATGTCTCAACTCATGAAAATGCGATTGGGTCAGGGTTCTATAATCCACAGAAATCAAAAGTTATTCTAGAATTAGCATTAGCGAAAGGCGAATCCGTAGACGAAATTCGTAAATACTTTGCCAAGCTCTAA
- a CDS encoding tripartite tricarboxylate transporter TctB family protein, translating to MRSLPLSQFILGIFSLLILITSIQQYGGIGSYGAGYMPTILSAFLLLFTVLDAVIHLRQRPEKLRLTALEIRALLLVIVSIGLFTFLISYLGFLICATGLLFGLMCLRNPQKILMNLVFSVLSSGIIYYVFGHILMVALPEGFWS from the coding sequence ATGCGTTCATTACCGCTTTCCCAATTTATCCTTGGGATTTTTTCCCTGCTTATACTTATTACCAGTATCCAGCAATATGGTGGTATCGGCTCTTATGGCGCGGGATATATGCCAACGATTCTCAGCGCTTTTTTGTTGCTGTTTACCGTACTGGATGCCGTAATTCACCTGCGTCAGCGACCAGAAAAACTACGGCTGACGGCTTTAGAAATCCGGGCGTTACTGCTGGTGATCGTATCAATCGGATTATTTACCTTTTTAATTTCTTATCTGGGTTTTCTGATTTGTGCGACCGGGTTGTTATTCGGCCTGATGTGTTTGCGTAACCCTCAGAAAATATTAATGAATCTGGTCTTTTCGGTGTTGTCTTCAGGCATTATTTATTATGTTTTCGGACATATCCTGATGGTTGCATTACCTGAAGGTTTCTGGTCATAG
- the rbsK gene encoding ribokinase, whose amino-acid sequence MYKELRQERIIQLLRQQGQATVEFLSLHLGVTKETIRTDLSKLQQDGVLIRHHGGASLKKHLLQNELQQDKSLDISHLMRTHHRNRAVNPQRALSADMIGKVCVFGAFNVDIVARVDRFPKNGETLVAKNTTFGPGGKGANQAIAAHAAGARVHFATKVGKDQFSQFAKNHFDACGMESFSIYETDQAATGSAVIYVNDAGENFIAICPGANLLVTDEEVAELIPYLTESKVLLVQLENNFDAIDGVMKLAKGLNVTVILNPAPYLPQIDRFFANTDIITPNETEASQISGVEITDVESAKQAAQIIHERGVQNIIITMGKQGVVLFDGQQCSHIPSYSAVVVDTTGAGDAFNGALAAALAKGKSLTQAAYYATAFASLSVEREGAANMPNNALVEARMLQQQVAVVAI is encoded by the coding sequence ATGTACAAAGAACTACGCCAAGAAAGGATTATTCAACTATTACGCCAGCAGGGGCAGGCCACCGTTGAGTTTTTGTCCTTACATCTTGGGGTAACGAAAGAAACGATTCGGACCGATTTGTCGAAACTTCAGCAGGATGGGGTACTGATTCGCCATCATGGTGGCGCATCGTTGAAGAAACATCTGCTGCAGAACGAACTGCAACAAGATAAAAGTTTGGATATCAGCCATCTGATGCGCACCCATCATCGCAATCGTGCCGTGAATCCTCAACGCGCTTTATCCGCAGACATGATCGGTAAGGTTTGTGTGTTTGGGGCATTTAACGTTGATATTGTTGCCCGGGTTGACCGTTTTCCGAAAAACGGAGAAACGCTGGTGGCTAAAAATACAACATTCGGACCGGGTGGCAAAGGCGCGAATCAGGCGATTGCTGCTCATGCGGCAGGTGCCCGGGTGCATTTTGCGACGAAGGTCGGCAAAGACCAGTTCAGTCAGTTTGCGAAAAATCATTTTGATGCTTGTGGAATGGAGTCTTTTTCAATCTATGAGACCGATCAGGCTGCAACGGGAAGTGCGGTCATTTATGTCAATGATGCCGGTGAGAACTTCATCGCGATTTGCCCGGGCGCGAATCTGCTGGTCACGGATGAAGAAGTTGCAGAACTGATCCCGTATTTAACCGAATCAAAAGTGCTGTTAGTCCAGTTAGAAAACAATTTTGATGCCATTGACGGGGTAATGAAATTGGCGAAGGGGTTAAACGTCACGGTGATTCTTAACCCTGCGCCGTATTTACCCCAAATAGACCGTTTTTTTGCCAATACAGACATTATTACGCCCAATGAAACGGAAGCTTCGCAAATCTCGGGGGTAGAAATTACCGATGTCGAGTCTGCGAAACAGGCGGCTCAGATTATTCATGAGCGGGGTGTACAGAACATTATTATTACTATGGGTAAGCAAGGTGTGGTGCTTTTTGATGGTCAGCAGTGCTCCCATATCCCGTCTTACAGTGCCGTTGTTGTCGATACGACCGGAGCCGGCGATGCATTTAACGGTGCACTGGCTGCCGCACTGGCGAAGGGAAAAAGCCTGACTCAGGCTGCATATTATGCGACCGCGTTTGCCTCCCTGTCTGTCGAGAGAGAAGGCGCGGCAAATATGCCGAATAATGCATTAGTTGAAGCCCGCATGCTTCAACAGCAAGTCGCAGTTGTCGCCATTTAG
- a CDS encoding LysR family transcriptional regulator, protein MRHLKAFHVFHIAAESASFTETADKLHITHGAVSKQIKLLEAHLAQSLFYKQGRGLKLTPEGELLKQYTNVAFDALDTAVHKLKSATVDYLEVSCEPTLTMRWMMPRLADYYQTSGVDIRLSTAGGPVTLGEAGLSMAIRRDDFDLPSNYEVHPLVEEWVGPVLSPEYWHQVQHDYSTIVLLHSETRRRAWEDWSSLSNHDLHRNRASQSFDHFYFCLQAAVDGLGAAIGSYPLVADDLAKGRLVAPFGFMLSGYRYVLLRQSQAPGAQEQQFQQWLEAQFATCVPSGEAGDKLIESE, encoded by the coding sequence ATGAGACATTTGAAAGCCTTTCATGTTTTTCACATCGCCGCAGAGTCTGCCAGTTTCACGGAGACGGCAGATAAACTTCATATCACGCACGGTGCTGTCAGTAAGCAGATCAAATTATTAGAAGCTCACCTTGCTCAGTCGCTGTTTTATAAGCAAGGACGGGGATTGAAGCTGACGCCGGAGGGGGAGCTGCTTAAGCAGTACACAAATGTCGCTTTTGATGCGTTAGATACAGCGGTTCATAAACTAAAGAGTGCCACGGTTGACTACCTTGAAGTTTCCTGCGAGCCGACATTAACCATGCGGTGGATGATGCCGAGACTGGCTGATTATTACCAGACTTCCGGGGTTGATATTCGCTTATCCACAGCGGGCGGACCGGTAACTTTGGGCGAGGCGGGCTTATCTATGGCGATTCGTCGTGATGATTTTGATCTCCCGTCCAACTACGAGGTCCATCCGTTAGTGGAAGAGTGGGTCGGGCCTGTATTGTCTCCTGAATACTGGCATCAGGTTCAACATGATTATTCAACGATCGTTTTGCTTCACAGTGAGACGCGCCGTCGTGCATGGGAAGACTGGTCAAGTCTGTCAAATCATGACCTGCACCGGAACCGCGCCAGTCAATCATTTGATCATTTTTATTTCTGCTTACAAGCGGCTGTTGACGGGTTGGGGGCGGCAATCGGTTCATATCCCTTGGTCGCTGATGATTTAGCAAAGGGCAGACTGGTCGCTCCATTTGGCTTTATGTTGTCCGGTTATCGCTATGTACTATTGCGACAATCACAAGCCCCGGGAGCTCAAGAGCAACAGTTTCAGCAATGGCTTGAAGCACAATTCGCAACGTGTGTGCCTTCTGGTGAGGCGGGGGACAAATTGATTGAGAGCGAATAA
- a CDS encoding LysE family translocator has protein sequence MEITSYIILGLLIVISPGADFVLVVKNSLSSGRKAGWLTGLGIGVGVCIHITYSILGISHLLSQNMVLFNIIKYAGSAYLIYLGITGIFCSKLTLNRQAISGPRQTHNPRKYFTQGFFCNLLNPKTMLFFLSVFSQLVSPDTDNTTPVALIYGLYISVLHMLWFCLIAFLITSEKVLTVFQRIGHRINQACGVGLIAFGATLSLSH, from the coding sequence ATGGAGATCACAAGCTATATTATTTTAGGATTGTTAATTGTTATCAGCCCCGGTGCAGACTTTGTACTTGTGGTGAAAAATAGTCTGAGCAGTGGCAGAAAAGCAGGATGGTTAACCGGACTGGGCATTGGGGTTGGGGTCTGTATTCATATTACCTACTCTATCCTTGGGATTAGTCACTTATTGTCACAGAATATGGTACTGTTTAACATCATCAAATATGCTGGCTCAGCCTATTTAATCTACTTGGGGATCACTGGGATTTTTTGTTCAAAGCTGACCTTGAACCGTCAGGCAATATCCGGGCCCCGGCAAACGCACAATCCCCGCAAATATTTTACACAGGGCTTTTTCTGTAATCTGTTAAATCCGAAAACCATGCTGTTTTTTCTCAGTGTTTTTAGTCAGCTGGTCTCCCCGGATACGGATAACACCACGCCCGTTGCGTTGATTTATGGATTGTACATTTCTGTATTACATATGTTGTGGTTCTGCCTGATCGCGTTTCTGATCACTTCAGAGAAAGTATTAACCGTCTTCCAGAGGATTGGACACCGGATTAATCAGGCCTGTGGGGTCGGACTCATTGCCTTCGGTGCAACACTATCGCTCTCTCACTAA
- a CDS encoding tripartite tricarboxylate transporter substrate binding protein, with amino-acid sequence MKHPLQISLITAALLASTSAMAAWPDKPIKIIVPWGAGGNTDTVARLVAEGLQEQLGVNVNVVNRTGGAGVVGHDAMAKAKPDGYTLGVATVEIAMMHHQGMTDLNYQNYTPITRLAVNLGGIQVATNSQFKDVNQLTDYIKKHPGKLKASGSGLNSGWHLNLIGMLDAMGVPTDSVTYVPSEGSSSALMELVSGGIDFTTSSPGEAKSMVEAGMVKNLATMAETNTGLYKDIPVFQQVTPYKYSFSTWNALVAPAGIPHDVQEKLIATMKTVFEEGKLQNFATKQGFEVYPLYGKDLGNFMKSEDEKYGKLINKLK; translated from the coding sequence ATGAAACATCCCCTACAAATCAGTCTGATTACCGCTGCGCTATTGGCTTCAACCAGTGCTATGGCTGCGTGGCCGGATAAACCGATTAAAATTATCGTCCCATGGGGTGCCGGTGGTAACACCGATACGGTCGCCCGCTTGGTGGCAGAAGGATTGCAAGAGCAACTCGGTGTCAATGTCAACGTGGTAAACCGCACTGGTGGTGCCGGTGTTGTCGGACATGATGCAATGGCAAAAGCCAAGCCCGACGGTTATACGCTGGGTGTTGCAACCGTTGAAATCGCCATGATGCACCATCAGGGGATGACGGATCTGAACTATCAGAACTATACCCCGATCACGCGATTGGCTGTGAACCTCGGTGGGATTCAGGTCGCAACCAACTCCCAATTTAAAGATGTGAATCAGCTGACGGATTACATCAAGAAGCATCCGGGTAAACTGAAAGCATCGGGAAGCGGCCTCAATTCAGGCTGGCATTTAAACCTGATTGGGATGCTGGATGCGATGGGCGTTCCGACCGATTCTGTCACTTATGTGCCTTCTGAAGGTTCAAGTTCTGCGTTGATGGAGCTGGTTTCCGGCGGGATTGACTTTACCACGTCTTCTCCGGGCGAAGCGAAAAGTATGGTTGAAGCCGGGATGGTCAAAAACTTAGCCACCATGGCCGAAACCAATACCGGACTGTACAAAGATATCCCGGTCTTCCAGCAGGTCACACCGTATAAATACAGTTTTTCAACATGGAATGCTTTAGTGGCGCCAGCCGGAATTCCTCACGATGTGCAGGAAAAACTCATTGCGACGATGAAAACCGTATTTGAAGAAGGGAAACTCCAGAATTTTGCCACCAAGCAAGGGTTTGAAGTATACCCATTGTACGGTAAAGATTTGGGGAACTTCATGAAGTCGGAAGATGAGAAATACGGAAAACTCATCAATAAGCTGAAGTAA
- a CDS encoding tripartite tricarboxylate transporter permease: MSVLIEAFQYIDMSAILAVIAAGLFGLIVGSIPGLTATMAVALMVPFTFFMDPIPALALMISIGASSIYAGDIPGALLRIPGTPASAAYVADSNELVKQGKLNRVLGIGLTSSVIGGVIGAFILMFAAPALARFALKFSSYEYTWLSLLGLTCATLVVGNQPVKGMMTLCLGLLLACVGYDQITGVPRFTFGQVSMLQGVSFIPAMIGLFAISGAIEYYAGRITSKKQDVIPTQSSFNLFKGIPKTMWRYKLNIGRSSVLGTLIGALPGAGADIAAWISYALSQKFSKTPEKYGKGSEEAIIDASSSNNASLAGSWIPSLVFGIPGDSAAAIIIGVLYMKDMNPGPTLFLFHPEKLYAVFILFFIANLMLIPLATIVVNFIKRVIFIDKAILYPIIIIFSTVGSFAINNSLSSIIVMLGMGVVGYLLQRAQYPISPIILGMILGPMLEKNLLSSLIKSDGNILAFVERPVSMVLATCFAVVVLVQIRSILKSFKTREG; the protein is encoded by the coding sequence ATGTCTGTTTTAATCGAAGCATTTCAGTATATCGATATGAGCGCGATTCTCGCGGTGATTGCTGCGGGGTTGTTCGGCCTTATCGTCGGCTCGATTCCCGGGCTGACCGCGACGATGGCTGTGGCCTTGATGGTGCCATTTACGTTCTTTATGGATCCGATTCCTGCTCTTGCGCTGATGATTTCTATCGGTGCATCATCCATCTATGCCGGTGATATTCCCGGCGCATTGCTGAGAATTCCCGGCACGCCAGCCTCCGCTGCCTATGTTGCCGACTCCAATGAGCTGGTCAAGCAGGGCAAATTAAATCGCGTGCTGGGCATTGGCCTGACCAGCTCGGTGATCGGTGGTGTGATCGGTGCGTTTATTCTGATGTTTGCTGCACCGGCCTTAGCCCGGTTTGCCTTAAAGTTCAGCTCTTATGAATATACATGGCTCTCACTGCTGGGGCTGACCTGTGCAACATTGGTGGTCGGGAACCAACCGGTTAAAGGGATGATGACATTATGTCTTGGTTTGCTCCTCGCCTGTGTCGGTTATGATCAGATTACCGGTGTGCCACGCTTTACCTTTGGTCAGGTGAGTATGTTGCAAGGCGTCAGTTTCATCCCTGCAATGATCGGTCTGTTTGCCATTTCCGGTGCGATTGAATACTACGCGGGCCGGATTACCAGTAAAAAACAAGATGTGATCCCGACTCAGTCGAGCTTTAATCTGTTTAAGGGAATACCGAAAACCATGTGGCGCTACAAGCTCAATATCGGTCGTAGTAGCGTGTTGGGAACACTGATCGGGGCGTTGCCGGGAGCCGGTGCTGACATCGCCGCATGGATCTCCTATGCGCTGTCACAAAAGTTTTCCAAAACCCCGGAGAAGTACGGTAAAGGTTCGGAAGAAGCCATTATTGATGCATCATCGAGTAACAATGCCAGTCTGGCCGGGAGTTGGATTCCCTCGCTGGTCTTTGGGATCCCCGGCGATTCTGCCGCTGCGATTATTATCGGTGTTTTGTATATGAAGGATATGAACCCCGGGCCAACCCTGTTCTTATTCCATCCCGAGAAACTTTATGCGGTATTTATCTTGTTTTTCATTGCCAACTTGATGTTGATTCCGTTAGCGACAATTGTGGTGAATTTCATTAAACGCGTGATCTTTATTGATAAAGCGATCCTGTATCCGATTATTATTATTTTCAGTACGGTGGGTTCGTTTGCGATTAATAATTCACTCTCTTCAATCATTGTTATGTTGGGGATGGGGGTTGTCGGATATTTATTACAACGTGCGCAGTATCCTATCTCTCCGATTATATTAGGGATGATTCTGGGGCCGATGCTGGAGAAAAACTTACTCTCATCGCTGATTAAATCGGACGGGAATATTCTGGCTTTCGTTGAGCGTCCGGTGTCAATGGTACTTGCGACCTGCTTTGCTGTGGTGGTTTTAGTTCAAATTCGTTCGATTCTGAAATCATTTAAAACCCGCGAAGGGTAA